In Chryseobacterium sp. C-71, the genomic window CTACAACCATTCCGTCAACTACATACACTGGTGAATTACTTGCAGAAATTGAAGCGGTACCACGAACTCTAATTTCTAATGGTTCGCCTGGTTTTCCTGAAGTTGCACGCGTCTTAACACCGGCAATCTGACCAGTTAATGCCTGGTCGACTCTCGAAATTGGACGATCTTTAAAGCTTTCGGCACTTACTCTACCCACAGAACCGGTAACTTCTCCTCTTTTTTGGGTACCATAGGCAATGATGACTACTTCCTCAATATCTTTAGTTTTATTATTGGATTGTAAAGTATCTTGATTTTTGGTCGTACCGGTCGGTTGTTTTTCCTGTGCGAAGATAAAACTTGTGGTACTTAATAAAATACCCAGAGTCACTATAGATTTCTTCATTCTAAGATTAGTGATTATTGATTATTTACTTGATGCTTTTATTTGTATTAAAATTTAAGAAAGGTTAAATCCTAAAGACATGATATTTCTCATGTTTTAATTTTCTTAAAAGTATAGTTATCATAAATTTTTGCTATCCTGCAGTTACCTGCTCAAATCTCACTGGAAAGAATAAACAATAAACAACTCATTATAAAATACTTAACAATTAATTAATATAATCGCATTATCATTAACAACTTAAAATGCTTCATTTGTAAACAAAAAAAATCCCCAAACTTTCGCTTGGGGATTCATTTATTAATAATTGATTGATAATTGATATTCTATTCTTTATTTAATTGATAAATATAGTTATCATTTGACTTCAAACAAATCTTGAATAAAAGTTTATGATTAAGTGAATCTAAAACTTCCATATTAAAATTGTAATATTTATCATAATAAAGATTTTCAGCTTCAACTTTTATAAAAGCATTTTGACTCCCATTATTATCAAAATATGATATTTTTTTGGGAAACTGAGTAATTATCCTCACTTCATTTTCAATAGGTTTTATTGATAAAATTTTCCCGCTTCCTCCATAATTTATTATAACAAAACCGTCATCCTTGCCACTACCTGAATCTTTCCGAAACTTTCTTACTTCAAAGAATGGGCTTTCAATATTATAAACAGTCGAAATCCAATACTTTACTCCTTCAAAAAGAAAATCAGATTTTGGAGATGCAACAACTTCGTCTATATTTCTTATCGCTTTTATTAAATCTTGCTTGGAAAGTGAAACAATCCTTCCACTATTTTCTTCTTTAAGTAATTCCTTTACAGATAAGTAAGGATTAAGATTTATGAATTTATCTTTCGAAAACCTCATCATCTTTATTGTATCTGTTTTGACATCAACAACTTTAAGAATAAGTGGTTTTTTTATAGAATATTCAGGAGTTGGCTCTAAAATATATACTTGACTTGTATTTACATTTGCTATCGAACCTTTTATATATTTTTTCGTCTCCTCAAATTTACTTTGATGAACATCTTCATCAGTTTTTTTAATTTTAGTAAAAAAAACTATAAGCAATATAACACCAACAAAAAACAATCCTAAATAAATCAGGTTTTTATTCAATAGATTCTTCATCATAGAAAATATATTTTTTTAATACTCTACAAAATAACAAAAAATCCCCAAGCTCTTAAGCTCGGGGATTCTATATATTGCTTGACTCGCTGAGTCTTATTTCACTTCCTCAAAATCTGCATCCTGAACGTCTTCCGCTCCGTTTGCCTGACTTTGGTCTTGTGCTCCTGCTTCAGCACCTTGACCTTGTGCATACATTTCTTCAGATGCTGCCATCCAAGCTGCATCTAGAGCCTCGGTTTTAGCTTTTACATCGTCACCGTTTTTAGCTTCGAAAGCGGTTTTCAACTCTGCGTGAGCAGTTTCGATCGCTGCTTTTTTGTCAGCAGATAATTTATCACCAAATTCTTTCAATTGCTTCTCAGTCTGGAAGATCAATCCGTCAGCTTTGTTGAAGATTTCAACTTCTTCTTTTCTCTTGTTGTCTGCTGCAGAGTTTTCCTGAGCTTCTTTTTTCATTCTTTCGATCTCCTCGTCAGAAAGACCTGAAGATGCTTGGATTTTAATAGATTGCTCTTTACCAGTTCCTTTATCTTTAGCAGAAACGCTCAAGATTCCGTTTGCATCGATATCGAAAGTAACTTCGATCTGAGGAACTCCTCTTTGTGCTGGTGGAATATCTGTCAAGTCAAATCTACCGATTTCTTTGTTATCGTTGAACATTGGTCTTTCACCTTGTCCTACTCTAATGCTTACAGCTGGCTGGTTGTCAGAAGCTGTAGAGAATACTTCAGATTTTTTAGTTGGGATCGTTGTGTTTGCATCAATTAATTTAGTGAAAACAGACCCCATAGTTTCGATACCTAAAGAAAGTGGCGTAACGTCTAATAAAAGTACGTCTGTCACATCTCCTGTAAGAACTCCACCTTGGATAGCTGCACCAATTGCTACAACCTCATCCGGGTTAACCCCTTTTGAAGGTTTTTTACCGAAGAATTTCTCAACTTCCTCTTGAATAATTGGGATTCTTGTAGAACCACCTACCAAAATCACTTCGTCAATATCTGAGATAGAAAGACCTGCATCAGAAAGCGCTTTTTTACAAGGCTCCATAGATCTTCTTACCAAGTCTGCAGATAACTGCTCAAATTTAGCTTTAGTTAAAGTCTTCACTAAGTGTTTAGGACCTGTAGCTGTAGCTGT contains:
- the dnaK gene encoding molecular chaperone DnaK, with the protein product MSKIIGIDLGTTNSCVAVMEGKDAVVIPNAEGKRTTPSIVAFTEDGERKVGDPAKRQAVTNPTKTVYSIKRFIGTHFKDDASEVSRVPYAVVSGPNDTVKVKIDDREYTPQEISAMILQKMKKTAEDYLGQEVTRAVITVPAYFNDAQRQATKEAGEIAGLKVERIINEPTAAALAYGMDKSHKDQKIAVYDLGGGTFDVSILDLGDGVFEVLSTNGDTHLGGDDFDDVIINWMADEFKAEEGVDLKGDAIALQRLKEAAEKAKIELSSSPQTEINLPYITATATGPKHLVKTLTKAKFEQLSADLVRRSMEPCKKALSDAGLSISDIDEVILVGGSTRIPIIQEEVEKFFGKKPSKGVNPDEVVAIGAAIQGGVLTGDVTDVLLLDVTPLSLGIETMGSVFTKLIDANTTIPTKKSEVFSTASDNQPAVSIRVGQGERPMFNDNKEIGRFDLTDIPPAQRGVPQIEVTFDIDANGILSVSAKDKGTGKEQSIKIQASSGLSDEEIERMKKEAQENSAADNKRKEEVEIFNKADGLIFQTEKQLKEFGDKLSADKKAAIETAHAELKTAFEAKNGDDVKAKTEALDAAWMAASEEMYAQGQGAEAGAQDQSQANGAEDVQDADFEEVK